In a single window of the Pandoraea pulmonicola genome:
- the aroB gene encoding 3-dehydroquinate synthase, translated as MITLKLDLGERAYPIHIGTDLLTQDALFAPHVCGTHAVIVTNTTVAPLYAERVAATLQRLGKRVVTAVLPDGEAYKNWQTLNLIFDELLGAQADRKATLIALGGGVVGDMTGFAAACYMRGVPFVQVPTTLLAQVDSSVGGKTGINHPMGKNMIGAFWQPSAVLADIGTLATLPERELAAGLAEVIKHGAIADEKFFDWIEANIDALNARDTAALSYAVRRSCEIKAQVVASDEREQGLRATLNFGHTFGHAIEAGLGYGEWLHGEAVGCGMVMAADLSARLGFVDDAVVTRIKALVAAARLPVTGPDLGEARYVDLMRVDKKAEGGDIRFVLLNRLGGAFMTSVPDADMRATLRANV; from the coding sequence ATGATTACCCTCAAACTCGATCTGGGCGAGCGCGCCTATCCCATTCACATCGGCACCGATCTGTTGACGCAGGACGCGCTGTTCGCACCTCACGTGTGCGGCACCCATGCCGTGATCGTGACGAACACGACTGTCGCACCGCTGTATGCCGAGCGTGTCGCCGCCACGCTGCAGCGACTGGGCAAGCGCGTGGTCACCGCCGTATTGCCGGATGGCGAGGCGTACAAGAACTGGCAGACGCTCAACCTGATTTTCGACGAGCTGCTGGGCGCACAGGCCGATCGCAAGGCGACGCTGATCGCGTTGGGCGGGGGCGTCGTCGGGGACATGACCGGTTTCGCCGCGGCTTGCTATATGCGTGGTGTGCCTTTTGTGCAGGTGCCGACGACGCTGCTCGCGCAAGTCGACTCGTCGGTCGGTGGCAAAACGGGCATCAACCACCCGATGGGCAAGAACATGATCGGCGCGTTCTGGCAGCCGAGCGCCGTGCTGGCCGACATCGGTACGCTTGCCACGTTGCCCGAGCGTGAGCTGGCGGCGGGGTTGGCCGAGGTGATCAAGCACGGGGCGATTGCCGACGAGAAGTTCTTCGATTGGATCGAGGCGAACATCGATGCGCTGAATGCCCGCGATACGGCGGCGCTCTCGTATGCGGTGCGGCGTTCATGCGAGATCAAGGCACAGGTCGTGGCGAGCGACGAGCGGGAACAGGGCCTGCGCGCCACGCTGAATTTCGGCCATACGTTCGGCCATGCCATCGAGGCGGGACTTGGCTACGGCGAGTGGCTGCATGGCGAAGCCGTGGGCTGCGGCATGGTGATGGCGGCCGATCTCTCGGCGCGCCTGGGTTTCGTCGACGACGCCGTCGTGACGCGCATCAAGGCGTTGGTGGCAGCGGCCAGACTGCCGGTGACGGGGCCGGACCTCGGTGAAGCTCGCTACGTCGACCTGATGCGTGTGGACAAGAAGGCCGAAGGCGGCGATATCCGCTTCGTGCTGCTCAACCGATTGGGCGGCGCGTTCATGACGAGCGTCCCCGACGCCGATATGCGCGCTACGCTGCGCGCCAACGTGTAA
- a CDS encoding transposase: protein MARLPRLFIPRQPQHVILRGNNRQAIFVDDEDRRVFHDRLRDAARAHGLAIHAWCMMPNHLHLVATPADERSLPATLQAVGRYYVLYFNRRHQRTGTLWEGRYRATVIEAEHYLLLASRYVELNPVRAGFVDEPGNYAWSSYNHHVGLTVDSLVTDHALYWALGNTPFERQRAYAEGCSIPLPAPEVDALRTATQKGWLLGGPEYQARMSLAANRRVSPLTRGRPRKLASDAA from the coding sequence ATGGCCCGATTACCGCGACTCTTCATTCCGCGCCAACCGCAACACGTAATTCTGCGCGGCAATAACCGGCAGGCGATCTTCGTAGACGACGAGGACCGGCGCGTATTTCACGACCGTTTGCGCGACGCCGCACGTGCTCACGGACTGGCGATTCATGCGTGGTGCATGATGCCGAATCACCTGCATCTGGTCGCCACGCCCGCCGATGAGCGCAGTCTGCCGGCCACGCTGCAAGCGGTCGGTCGTTACTACGTGCTCTATTTCAACCGGCGCCATCAACGTACCGGCACCCTCTGGGAGGGGCGGTACCGCGCGACGGTGATCGAAGCCGAACACTACCTGCTGCTCGCGAGCCGTTACGTCGAACTCAATCCCGTGCGCGCAGGCTTCGTGGACGAACCGGGTAATTACGCGTGGTCGAGCTACAACCACCACGTCGGCCTGACGGTCGACAGCCTGGTCACCGACCACGCGCTGTATTGGGCGCTCGGCAATACGCCGTTCGAACGCCAGCGCGCCTACGCGGAGGGGTGCTCGATCCCGCTCCCGGCGCCCGAAGTCGACGCATTGCGTACAGCTACGCAGAAGGGCTGGCTGCTCGGTGGACCTGAGTACCAGGCCCGCATGTCGCTTGCCGCCAATCGTCGCGTGAGTCCGCTCACACGAGGCCGTCCTCGCAAACTGGCCTCCGACGCCGCCTGA
- a CDS encoding glutamate synthase-related protein, translating into MEKKQQPIATAATLPGEAYSAPDAQGMYDPANEHDACGVGFVAHIKGVKSHAIVEQGLKILENLDHRGAVGADPLMGDGAGILLQIPDQFFREEMARQGVTLPPAGEYGVGMIFLPKEHASRLACEQELERTVKAEGQVVLGWRDVAIDRDMPMSPNVKATEPVIRQIFIGRGQDIMVTDALERKLYVIRKTASHRIQALKLKHGKEYFVPSMSARTIVYKGLLLCDQVGRYYRDLADPRTVSALALVHQRFSTNTFPAWELAHPYRMVAHNGEINTVKGNVNWINARTGAISSAVLGSDLQKLWPLIYPGQSDTASFDNCLEMLTMAGYPLAHAVMMMIPEAWEQHTLMDENRRAFYEYHAAMMEPWDGPAAIAFTDGRQIGATLDRNGLRPARFVITDDDIVILASESGVLPIPESKIVKKWRLQPGKMFLIDMDQGRIIDDKELKDNLANAKPYKSWIDAVRIKLDEIEPKVEEAGAHHDTATPLLDLQQAFGYTQEEVKLLMTPMAINGEEAVGSMGNDSPLAVMSNKNKTLYHYFRQLFAQVTNPPIDPIRENMVMSLVSFIGPKPNLLDTNNINPPMRLEVSQPVLDFKEISKIRHIDKYTGGKFRSYELNICYPVAWGKEGIEARLASLCAEAVDAVKSGYNILIVSDRLTNREQVAIPALLATSAVHQHLVAQGLRTSTGLVVETGSAREVHHFALLAGYGAEAVHPYLAMETLAQIARKQGGDLTPEKAVKHFVKAIGKGLHKVMSKMGISTYMSYTGAQIFEAIGLSQELVRKYFQGTASNVGGIGIFEVAEEAVRLHRDAFGDNPVLANMLDAGGEYAFRIRGEDHMWTPDAIAKLQHSTRSNSYQTYKEYANLINDQSKRHMTLRGLFEFRVDPQRAIPLDQVESAKDIVKRFATGAMSLGSISTEAHATLAVAMNRIGGKSNTGEGGEDPRRYRNELKGIPIKKGESLASIVGRDVIETDIELQDGDSLRSKIKQVASGRFGVTADYLVSADQIQIKMAQGAKPGEGGQLPGHKVTEYIGKLRYSVPGVGLISPPPHHDIYSIEDLAQLIHDLKNVNASSSISVKLVSEVGVGTVAAGVAKAKADHVVIAGHDGGTGASPLSSVKYAGTPWELGLAETQQTLVLNRLRGRIRVQADGQMKTGRDVVIGALLGADEFGFATAPLVVEGCIMMRKCHLNTCPVGVATQDPVLRKKFQGKPEHVVNYFFFVAEEVREIMAQLGIAKFDDLIGRADLLNTKAGVEHWKAKGLDFSRIFHLPEVAAEVPRLHVESQDHGLTGALDHALIEKALPALEKGEHVSFIQPVRNRNRTVGAMLSGEVAKRYGHDGLPDDTIHVQLKGTAGQSFGAFLARGITLDLVGDGNDYVGKGLSGGRIIVRPTNDFRGNAEDNIIVGNTVMIGAIEGEAFFNGVAGERFCVRNSGATAVVEGTGDHGCEYMTGGTVVVLGETGRNFAAGMSGGVAYVYDADGTFAAKCNTAMVALDPVLPHGEQERTVSQGLWHRGQTDEAQLRELIERHFQYTGSTRAKALLEDWDGARRKFVKVFPSEYKRALGDMAKANDKQALAA; encoded by the coding sequence GTGGAAAAGAAACAGCAACCGATTGCGACGGCAGCAACGCTGCCGGGTGAGGCGTACTCGGCGCCGGACGCACAGGGCATGTACGACCCGGCCAACGAACACGATGCCTGCGGCGTCGGCTTCGTTGCCCATATCAAGGGCGTCAAGAGCCACGCCATCGTCGAGCAGGGTCTGAAGATTCTCGAGAACCTCGACCACCGGGGCGCCGTCGGTGCCGACCCGCTGATGGGCGACGGCGCCGGGATCCTGCTGCAGATTCCCGATCAGTTTTTCCGCGAAGAGATGGCCAGGCAGGGGGTGACATTGCCGCCGGCCGGCGAATATGGCGTCGGCATGATCTTCCTGCCGAAGGAACACGCGTCGCGCCTGGCCTGCGAACAGGAACTCGAGCGCACCGTGAAGGCGGAAGGCCAGGTCGTGCTGGGTTGGCGCGACGTCGCGATCGACCGTGACATGCCGATGTCGCCCAACGTGAAGGCCACCGAGCCGGTGATCCGCCAGATCTTCATCGGTCGTGGTCAGGACATCATGGTGACGGACGCGCTCGAACGCAAGCTGTACGTCATCCGCAAGACCGCCAGCCACCGCATCCAGGCGCTCAAGCTCAAGCACGGCAAGGAATACTTCGTGCCGTCGATGTCGGCGCGCACCATCGTCTACAAGGGGCTGCTGCTGTGCGATCAGGTCGGCCGCTACTATCGCGATCTGGCCGATCCGCGCACCGTCTCCGCGCTTGCCCTCGTTCACCAGCGTTTCTCGACCAACACATTCCCGGCCTGGGAGCTGGCGCACCCGTATCGCATGGTGGCGCACAACGGTGAAATCAACACCGTGAAGGGCAACGTGAACTGGATCAACGCCCGCACGGGCGCGATCTCCTCGGCCGTGCTCGGCAGCGACCTGCAGAAGCTGTGGCCGCTGATCTATCCGGGCCAGTCGGACACGGCATCGTTCGACAACTGCCTCGAAATGCTCACGATGGCCGGCTACCCCCTCGCCCACGCCGTGATGATGATGATCCCGGAAGCCTGGGAGCAGCACACGCTGATGGACGAGAACCGTCGCGCTTTCTACGAATACCACGCCGCGATGATGGAGCCGTGGGACGGCCCCGCCGCCATCGCGTTCACCGACGGCCGCCAGATCGGTGCCACGCTCGACCGTAACGGTTTGCGTCCGGCGCGTTTCGTGATCACCGACGATGACATCGTCATCCTGGCGTCGGAATCGGGCGTGCTGCCGATCCCCGAGTCGAAGATCGTCAAGAAGTGGCGCCTGCAGCCGGGCAAGATGTTCCTGATCGACATGGATCAGGGCCGCATCATCGACGACAAGGAGCTCAAGGACAACCTGGCCAACGCCAAGCCGTACAAGAGCTGGATCGACGCCGTGCGCATCAAGCTCGACGAGATCGAGCCGAAGGTCGAGGAAGCCGGCGCGCACCACGACACGGCCACGCCGCTGCTCGACCTGCAGCAGGCGTTCGGCTACACGCAGGAAGAAGTGAAGCTGCTGATGACGCCGATGGCGATCAACGGCGAGGAAGCCGTGGGCTCGATGGGCAACGACAGCCCGCTCGCGGTCATGAGCAACAAGAACAAGACGCTTTATCACTACTTCCGCCAGCTCTTCGCACAGGTGACGAACCCGCCGATCGACCCGATCCGCGAGAACATGGTGATGTCGCTCGTGTCGTTCATCGGCCCGAAGCCGAACCTGCTCGACACGAACAACATCAACCCGCCGATGCGGCTCGAAGTGTCGCAGCCGGTGCTGGACTTCAAGGAAATCTCGAAGATCCGTCACATCGACAAGTACACCGGCGGCAAATTCCGCTCGTACGAGTTGAACATCTGCTACCCGGTCGCATGGGGCAAGGAAGGGATCGAAGCGCGCCTCGCATCGCTGTGCGCGGAAGCCGTCGACGCCGTGAAGTCGGGCTACAACATCCTCATCGTCTCGGACCGCCTGACGAATCGCGAGCAGGTGGCGATCCCGGCGCTGCTCGCCACGTCCGCCGTGCACCAGCATCTGGTTGCGCAGGGCCTGCGTACGAGCACGGGCCTCGTGGTCGAGACCGGTTCGGCGCGTGAAGTGCATCACTTCGCGCTGCTCGCCGGCTACGGTGCGGAAGCGGTTCATCCGTATCTCGCCATGGAAACGCTCGCGCAGATCGCGCGCAAGCAGGGCGGCGACCTGACGCCGGAAAAGGCGGTCAAGCACTTCGTCAAGGCGATCGGCAAGGGCCTGCACAAGGTCATGTCGAAGATGGGCATCTCGACGTACATGTCGTACACGGGCGCGCAGATCTTCGAAGCCATCGGCCTGTCGCAGGAGCTGGTCCGGAAGTACTTCCAGGGCACGGCGTCGAACGTCGGCGGCATCGGCATCTTCGAAGTGGCCGAGGAAGCGGTGCGTCTGCATCGCGACGCCTTCGGCGACAACCCGGTGCTGGCGAACATGCTCGACGCCGGCGGCGAATACGCGTTCCGCATTCGTGGCGAAGACCACATGTGGACGCCGGATGCCATCGCCAAGCTCCAGCACTCGACCCGTTCGAATTCGTACCAGACGTACAAGGAATACGCGAACCTCATCAACGATCAGAGCAAGCGTCACATGACGCTGCGTGGCCTGTTCGAGTTCCGCGTCGATCCGCAGCGCGCGATTCCGCTCGACCAGGTCGAGTCGGCCAAGGACATCGTGAAGCGCTTCGCCACCGGCGCCATGTCGCTCGGCTCGATCTCGACCGAAGCGCATGCCACGCTGGCCGTCGCCATGAACCGTATCGGCGGCAAGTCGAACACCGGTGAGGGTGGCGAGGATCCGCGCCGCTATCGCAACGAACTGAAGGGCATTCCGATCAAGAAGGGCGAATCGCTCGCCTCGATCGTGGGTCGCGACGTCATCGAGACCGATATCGAACTGCAGGACGGCGACTCGCTGCGCTCGAAGATCAAGCAGGTGGCCTCGGGCCGCTTCGGCGTGACGGCCGACTATCTGGTCTCGGCCGATCAGATCCAGATCAAGATGGCGCAGGGCGCGAAGCCGGGCGAAGGCGGTCAGCTGCCGGGTCACAAGGTGACCGAGTACATCGGCAAACTGCGCTACTCGGTGCCGGGCGTGGGCCTGATTTCGCCGCCGCCGCACCACGACATCTACTCGATCGAGGATCTGGCGCAGCTCATTCACGATCTGAAGAACGTCAACGCCTCGTCGTCGATCTCGGTGAAGCTCGTCTCGGAAGTGGGCGTCGGCACGGTGGCGGCCGGTGTTGCGAAGGCCAAGGCCGATCACGTGGTGATCGCCGGTCACGACGGTGGTACGGGCGCGTCGCCGCTGTCGTCGGTGAAGTACGCCGGCACGCCGTGGGAACTGGGGCTGGCCGAAACGCAGCAGACGCTGGTGCTCAACCGCCTGCGTGGCCGGATCCGCGTGCAGGCCGACGGTCAGATGAAGACCGGCCGCGACGTGGTGATCGGTGCGCTGCTTGGCGCCGACGAATTCGGTTTTGCCACCGCACCGCTCGTCGTCGAGGGCTGCATCATGATGCGCAAGTGCCACCTGAACACTTGCCCGGTGGGGGTGGCTACGCAGGATCCGGTGCTGCGCAAGAAATTCCAGGGCAAGCCGGAGCATGTCGTCAACTACTTCTTCTTCGTGGCCGAGGAAGTGCGCGAAATCATGGCGCAACTGGGCATTGCGAAGTTCGACGACCTGATCGGCCGCGCCGACCTGCTCAACACCAAGGCGGGCGTGGAGCACTGGAAGGCGAAGGGTCTCGACTTCTCGCGCATTTTCCATCTGCCGGAAGTGGCAGCCGAAGTGCCGCGCCTGCATGTCGAATCGCAAGACCACGGCCTGACCGGTGCGCTCGACCACGCGCTGATCGAGAAGGCACTGCCGGCGCTCGAGAAGGGCGAGCACGTGTCGTTTATCCAGCCGGTGCGCAACCGCAACCGTACGGTCGGTGCGATGCTCTCGGGCGAAGTGGCCAAGCGGTACGGTCACGACGGCCTGCCGGACGACACGATCCACGTGCAGCTCAAGGGCACGGCGGGACAGAGCTTCGGCGCGTTCCTCGCGCGCGGCATCACGCTCGACCTCGTGGGCGACGGCAACGACTACGTGGGCAAGGGTCTGTCGGGCGGCCGCATCATCGTGCGTCCGACCAATGACTTCCGCGGCAATGCCGAGGACAACATCATTGTGGGCAACACGGTGATGATCGGCGCGATCGAGGGCGAAGCCTTCTTCAACGGTGTGGCCGGCGAACGCTTCTGCGTGCGCAACTCGGGCGCCACGGCGGTGGTGGAAGGCACGGGCGACCACGGTTGCGAGTACATGACCGGCGGCACGGTGGTCGTGCTCGGCGAGACGGGCCGCAACTTCGCTGCCGGTATGTCGGGAGGTGTGGCTTACGTGTACGACGCCGATGGCACGTTCGCGGCCAAGTGCAACACGGCCATGGTCGCGCTCGATCCGGTGCTGCCGCACGGCGAACAGGAGCGTACGGTGAGCCAGGGGCTGTGGCATCGCGGCCAGACGGACGAGGCGCAACTGCGAGAGCTGATCGAGCGTCACTTCCAGTACACCGGCTCGACGCGCGCCAAGGCGTTGCTCGAAGATTGGGACGGCGCGCGCCGCAAGTTCGTGAAGGTGTTCCCGAGCGAATACAAGCGCGCCCTGGGCGACATGGCGAAGGCTAACGACAAGCAAGCACTGGCGGCCTGA
- a CDS encoding DUF883 family protein, translating into MGIASKAETALSSGLEDARYAGRRTARAARLASGDVTSRVRDLLDDLDHALANAKSASDVEALRDEIGDKLRQARRDFSDARANLRRRASEVWDEADGYVHERPWQALGTVAAVALVLGFIAGRS; encoded by the coding sequence ATGGGAATTGCCTCAAAAGCGGAAACTGCACTGAGTAGCGGCCTGGAGGACGCACGCTACGCCGGCCGTCGCACCGCGCGCGCCGCACGTCTGGCCAGCGGCGATGTGACCTCCCGCGTACGCGATCTCCTCGACGATCTCGACCATGCGCTGGCCAATGCGAAATCGGCGTCGGACGTCGAAGCGTTGCGCGACGAAATCGGTGACAAGCTGCGGCAGGCTCGCCGCGACTTCAGCGACGCACGAGCCAATTTGCGTCGCCGCGCAAGCGAGGTTTGGGACGAGGCCGACGGTTACGTTCATGAGCGCCCGTGGCAGGCGCTCGGCACGGTGGCAGCCGTTGCGCTGGTGCTCGGCTTCATCGCCGGTCGCAGCTAA
- a CDS encoding OmpW/AlkL family protein, whose amino-acid sequence MKLKYLTIAAAAMLTASGAAFAQQAGDNVINLGWFHLSPQVSSDPLRVTGSSVPGLANALNSRLGNTGAQVDDADTPGLTFAHFFTDNIAVEAVVGLPPKFRLYGQGSLALPGGGSLASAKQWSPALLLKYYFGQANDTWRPFVGIGASYFFYSNIELTPGFQSLASNALTLGPGGNTTATLTNSWAPVFNAGINYNMDKHWTLAFSVSYIPVSTTAKLTTTRGPITTTSEAKVKLNPVVTFLSLGYRF is encoded by the coding sequence ATGAAGTTGAAATACTTGACGATTGCTGCCGCGGCCATGCTGACGGCATCGGGGGCCGCCTTCGCGCAACAAGCCGGCGATAACGTTATCAACCTTGGCTGGTTCCACCTCTCGCCCCAGGTTTCGAGCGATCCGCTGCGGGTGACCGGTTCGAGCGTACCGGGCCTCGCCAACGCACTGAACAGCCGGCTGGGCAACACGGGCGCACAGGTCGATGACGCCGACACGCCGGGCCTGACGTTCGCGCACTTCTTTACCGACAACATCGCCGTGGAAGCCGTGGTCGGTCTTCCGCCGAAGTTCCGCCTGTATGGCCAGGGATCGCTGGCGCTGCCGGGTGGCGGATCGCTGGCCTCGGCCAAGCAATGGAGCCCGGCCCTGTTGCTGAAGTATTACTTCGGTCAAGCCAACGACACGTGGCGTCCGTTCGTCGGGATCGGTGCGAGCTACTTCTTCTACTCGAACATCGAACTCACGCCGGGCTTCCAATCGCTTGCCAGCAATGCGCTGACCCTGGGTCCGGGCGGCAACACCACGGCTACCCTCACCAATTCGTGGGCACCGGTGTTCAATGCCGGTATCAACTACAACATGGACAAGCACTGGACGCTCGCCTTCTCCGTGTCGTACATCCCGGTGAGCACCACGGCCAAGCTGACCACGACCCGCGGCCCGATCACGACCACCAGCGAGGCCAAGGTCAAGCTGAACCCCGTGGTGACCTTCCTGTCGCTGGGTTACCGCTTCTAA
- a CDS encoding deoxyguanosinetriphosphate triphosphohydrolase has protein sequence MIDYEASLAPYAARSATSRGRRFAEPAPATRTEFQRDRDRIIHSTAFRRLEYKTQVFVNHEGDLFRTRLTHSLEVAQIGRSIARNLRVNEDLVEAIALAHDLGHTPFGHAGQDALNASMREYGGFEHNLQSLVVVDELEEHYGGFNGLNLCFETREGILKHCSRANARGLGELGERFLKGRQPGIEAQIANLADEIAYNNHDIDDGVRSGLLTLEQLDDVPLWKRYCAEARLEWPEIAGRRLVHETTRRIINALIVDLIATTRRRVADASPGSMDEVRDAGPLVAFSDEMREQAGQLKRFLFENLYRHYLVMRMAAKAQRIVQELFDAFLSDPRLLPPNYRAQNAADQPRWIAHYIAGMTDRYAIKEYSRLFTIAPTL, from the coding sequence ATGATCGATTACGAAGCGTCGCTTGCCCCCTACGCGGCGCGCTCGGCGACTTCACGCGGGCGACGGTTCGCCGAGCCCGCACCCGCGACACGCACGGAATTCCAGCGCGATCGCGATCGCATCATCCATTCGACCGCATTTCGCCGGCTCGAATACAAGACACAAGTCTTCGTGAATCACGAAGGCGATCTGTTCCGCACGCGCTTGACGCACAGCCTCGAAGTTGCGCAGATCGGCCGCTCGATTGCACGCAATCTGCGCGTGAACGAGGATCTCGTCGAAGCGATTGCATTGGCCCACGACCTTGGGCACACGCCGTTCGGTCACGCAGGGCAGGACGCGCTCAATGCAAGCATGCGTGAGTACGGTGGCTTCGAGCACAACCTGCAGAGCCTCGTCGTGGTCGACGAACTCGAAGAGCACTACGGAGGCTTCAACGGTCTGAACCTGTGCTTCGAGACGCGAGAAGGCATTCTCAAGCATTGCTCGCGTGCCAACGCCCGAGGCCTGGGTGAGCTGGGCGAGCGCTTTCTCAAAGGGCGTCAGCCCGGCATCGAGGCGCAGATCGCCAATCTGGCCGATGAGATCGCCTACAACAATCACGATATCGACGACGGCGTGCGTTCGGGCCTGCTCACGCTCGAACAGCTCGACGACGTTCCGCTCTGGAAGCGTTACTGTGCCGAAGCGCGGTTGGAGTGGCCGGAAATCGCTGGCCGACGCCTGGTGCACGAGACGACGCGCCGGATCATCAATGCGCTGATCGTCGATCTGATCGCCACCACGCGCCGGCGCGTGGCGGACGCCTCGCCTGGCTCGATGGATGAAGTGCGCGACGCCGGACCCCTGGTGGCCTTCAGCGACGAGATGCGCGAGCAGGCCGGTCAACTCAAGCGATTCCTGTTCGAAAACCTCTATCGGCACTATCTTGTCATGCGCATGGCTGCCAAGGCGCAGCGCATCGTTCAAGAGCTGTTCGACGCGTTTCTCTCCGATCCGCGTTTGCTGCCGCCGAACTACCGCGCGCAGAACGCGGCGGATCAACCGCGTTGGATCGCACACTACATCGCCGGCATGACGGATCGCTACGCGATCAAGGAGTACAGCCGGCTCTTCACCATCGCGCCGACGCTTTGA
- a CDS encoding OmpW/AlkL family protein, with protein sequence MTTRTHRSAARSCALGFGISLASTGAFAQQAGDNVINLGWFHIAPQDSSKPMTTNVTQEGLTPALVPSSFTSPGSGAKVSNADTLGLVITHFLTDNIAVQTVAGVPAKFKLTGQGVIAPPGIAGALTSIDLGAPQNNPIVQSVRQWSPALVFQYYFGQANSTWRPFLGVGVSYTFFTNVNLNPNFESALNQNFGSVLAFTSGHNGPTSVEAKSSASWQPVFNAGFSYAFDKHWVASASVSYLPLKTTANIKIKAQDGTVLSSSDAEIKLNPIVTFVSLGYKF encoded by the coding sequence ATGACAACTCGGACCCATCGGTCCGCGGCGCGTTCATGCGCGCTCGGATTCGGCATTTCTCTGGCGTCCACCGGCGCCTTTGCTCAACAGGCTGGCGACAACGTCATCAACCTGGGGTGGTTTCACATCGCCCCTCAGGATTCCAGCAAACCGATGACCACCAACGTGACCCAGGAAGGTCTCACCCCGGCTCTCGTGCCATCGAGCTTCACCTCTCCGGGCAGCGGCGCCAAGGTCAGCAATGCCGACACGCTCGGGCTGGTCATCACGCACTTTCTCACCGACAACATCGCCGTGCAGACGGTGGCGGGCGTTCCCGCGAAGTTCAAGCTTACCGGACAGGGCGTGATTGCGCCGCCAGGCATTGCCGGCGCGCTCACCAGCATCGATCTCGGTGCGCCGCAGAACAACCCGATCGTGCAAAGCGTGCGCCAATGGAGCCCGGCGCTCGTATTTCAGTATTACTTCGGACAGGCCAATTCGACGTGGCGCCCTTTTCTTGGCGTCGGCGTGAGTTACACGTTCTTTACCAACGTGAATCTCAACCCGAATTTCGAATCGGCGCTGAATCAGAATTTCGGCAGCGTGCTCGCGTTCACCTCCGGGCATAACGGCCCGACGAGCGTGGAGGCCAAATCGTCGGCGTCGTGGCAACCGGTGTTCAATGCCGGCTTTTCCTATGCCTTCGACAAGCACTGGGTCGCCAGCGCATCGGTCTCCTATCTGCCGCTCAAGACGACCGCGAACATCAAGATCAAGGCACAGGACGGCACGGTGCTGTCGTCGTCCGACGCCGAAATCAAGCTCAATCCGATTGTGACGTTCGTCTCGCTCGGCTACAAGTTCTAG